A section of the Methanobrevibacter arboriphilus JCM 13429 = DSM 1125 genome encodes:
- a CDS encoding DUF2070 family protein, translating into MSSMSNVAGLSKYIRTFPSTKISIFSMIFISFISGVLIFFIDPSMNLTVLEKIFYGGAFGFGAFGISSIIGGALSQQLITSMKGINLKTKHSMLLALMSMVLVVLIAIIGTIISSIFNIELLTNAVLFGCVLVFAFLIFVFWSTSSIGLFKSAIVACLQPLLILAMLVVVLFLGSADKVFEFGFLSLFVKVIVANIIFLLAIYSFVAVIESPMRKNLGIGLLDFVSLFISHLSDGSGSLEKIFEDIGEPIDTLVGIVSFRRKIKNPSDENESVEEINYSETDIKSLFISPCVHPGPIGSIGGSNMPTILADRFENFTMVAHGPSTHDFNPVSQKEINKIEDTVKNALKVINYGDKASKFLRYCEVNAKVGIQFFNDSMVMLSTFAPFGSDDIEFGVGLSMMSQSKKHCNVKNSIIVDCHNSFNEEKGRVLPGNPEVFHLLDAIDKIKCHSTEKGIKVGCAEDLMEDLDKNNGVGESGLKLMVIETQSQKMAYILLDSNNMEIGFREEIIKAIKSDDELPIDEVEVMTTDTHFVNTLSNGYNPVGLTKREEIINYIKISIKDAINDLEPVEVGCSVERIVGLNTFGPNNSIELVSTISSIVAVSKIMAPIIFILAILFVFVWIFYLPGI; encoded by the coding sequence ATGTCAAGTATGAGTAATGTAGCAGGTTTATCAAAATATATTAGAACATTCCCTAGCACTAAAATATCAATCTTTTCCATGATATTTATTAGTTTTATATCAGGAGTATTGATTTTTTTTATAGATCCTTCTATGAATTTAACTGTTCTTGAAAAAATATTTTATGGTGGTGCATTTGGCTTTGGAGCTTTTGGTATTAGTTCTATTATTGGGGGAGCTTTAAGTCAACAGCTAATAACTTCAATGAAAGGTATTAATTTAAAAACAAAACATTCAATGCTTTTAGCTCTTATGTCTATGGTTTTAGTAGTTTTAATTGCTATTATAGGAACTATAATATCTTCAATATTTAATATAGAACTATTAACTAACGCTGTTTTGTTTGGTTGTGTCCTTGTTTTTGCTTTTTTAATTTTTGTTTTCTGGAGCACCTCATCTATAGGACTTTTTAAATCAGCAATTGTAGCTTGTTTACAGCCTTTATTAATCTTAGCTATGTTGGTTGTAGTACTTTTCCTTGGAAGTGCAGATAAAGTATTTGAGTTTGGATTTTTATCATTATTTGTAAAGGTTATTGTTGCTAATATAATCTTTTTACTGGCTATATACTCATTTGTAGCAGTAATTGAGTCTCCTATGAGAAAAAATTTAGGTATTGGTCTTTTAGATTTTGTTAGTCTATTTATATCTCATCTTAGTGATGGTAGTGGTTCTCTTGAAAAGATATTTGAAGATATTGGAGAACCAATTGATACATTAGTTGGTATTGTTAGTTTTAGAAGAAAAATTAAAAACCCCTCTGATGAAAATGAATCTGTTGAAGAAATTAACTACTCGGAAACTGATATAAAATCTCTTTTTATTAGTCCTTGTGTTCATCCCGGTCCTATTGGAAGTATTGGTGGTTCTAATATGCCTACAATTCTTGCAGATAGATTTGAAAATTTCACTATGGTTGCTCATGGTCCTTCTACTCATGATTTCAATCCAGTTTCTCAAAAAGAGATTAATAAAATTGAAGATACTGTTAAAAATGCTTTAAAAGTTATTAATTATGGTGATAAAGCTAGTAAATTTTTAAGATATTGTGAAGTAAATGCTAAGGTTGGAATTCAATTTTTTAATGATAGTATGGTTATGTTAAGTACCTTTGCCCCTTTTGGTAGTGATGATATTGAGTTTGGCGTAGGTTTATCTATGATGAGTCAAAGTAAGAAACATTGTAATGTTAAAAATAGTATTATAGTTGATTGTCATAATTCTTTTAATGAAGAAAAGGGTAGGGTACTTCCAGGAAACCCTGAAGTATTCCATCTTTTAGATGCCATTGATAAAATTAAATGTCATTCTACTGAAAAAGGGATTAAAGTAGGATGTGCAGAGGATTTAATGGAAGATTTAGATAAAAACAATGGTGTTGGTGAGAGTGGTCTTAAATTAATGGTTATAGAAACTCAAAGTCAAAAAATGGCTTATATTCTTTTAGATTCAAACAATATGGAAATAGGTTTTAGGGAAGAAATTATTAAAGCTATTAAATCTGATGATGAATTGCCTATAGATGAAGTTGAAGTTATGACAACAGATACTCACTTTGTAAATACTTTATCTAATGGATATAACCCAGTAGGCCTTACTAAAAGAGAAGAAATAATTAATTACATTAAAATTAGTATTAAAGATGCTATTAATGATTTAGAACCTGTAGAAGTGGGTTGTTCTGTTGAGAGGATTGTTGGACTTAATACCTTTGGACCTAATAACTCTATAGAATTAGTTTCAACAATTAGTTCAATTGTGGCTGTTAGTAAAATAATGGCTCCTATTATATTTATTTTAGCAATATTGTTTGTCTTTGTATGGATTTTTTATTTGCCAGGAATATAG
- a CDS encoding FumA C-terminus/TtdB family hydratase beta subunit, which translates to MKRLITPVSFNDIKNLKAGDIVTISGKILTARDQAHKRMIEQGKDKIPCNIEGSAIFHAGPIITGNKTSGFEIVAIGPTTSMRMNPYEKEVIEMGSKVIIGKGGMDNTVKEALKNEGAIYLVAVGGCAALYVDSIKNIDNVHWLDLGMPEAIWELEVENFGPLIVAMDSHGNNLFNSPKRQS; encoded by the coding sequence TTGAAAAGATTAATTACTCCTGTGAGTTTTAATGATATAAAAAATTTAAAAGCTGGAGATATTGTTACTATTAGTGGAAAAATTCTTACAGCTCGAGATCAAGCTCATAAAAGAATGATAGAACAAGGGAAAGATAAGATACCCTGTAATATCGAAGGATCTGCTATATTCCATGCTGGACCCATCATCACAGGAAATAAAACATCTGGATTTGAGATAGTAGCTATTGGACCAACAACAAGTATGAGAATGAATCCTTATGAAAAAGAAGTAATCGAAATGGGATCAAAAGTTATAATTGGAAAAGGAGGAATGGACAATACTGTTAAAGAGGCTTTAAAAAATGAAGGTGCCATTTATCTTGTTGCAGTTGGAGGTTGTGCTGCTCTTTATGTTGATTCAATAAAAAATATAGATAACGTTCATTGGCTTGATTTAGGTATGCCAGAAGCCATTTGGGAATTAGAAGTAGAAAATTTTGGACCTCTTATAGTAGCTATGGATTCTCATGGAAATAATCTTTTTAATAGTCCAAAAAGACAAAGCTAA
- a CDS encoding OapC/ArvC family zinc-ribbon domain-containing protein — MNICSKCGTELEGDDLLDGCPNCGSKLFKFVNTKAIEEKKRREKEKENSSSEDLSEEKVSVNKNSVESIKVEDKGVYEVNLQHILEGETDVFSDKEGNYAININSLLKKSRKGDKKD, encoded by the coding sequence TTGAATATATGTAGTAAGTGTGGAACAGAATTAGAAGGTGATGATTTATTAGATGGATGTCCGAATTGTGGGAGTAAACTTTTCAAATTTGTTAATACTAAGGCTATTGAAGAGAAAAAACGTAGAGAAAAAGAAAAAGAAAATTCATCATCTGAAGATCTATCTGAAGAAAAAGTAAGTGTTAATAAAAATTCTGTTGAGAGCATAAAAGTAGAAGATAAAGGTGTTTATGAAGTAAATCTTCAACATATTTTAGAAGGAGAAACTGATGTTTTCTCTGATAAAGAAGGAAATTATGCTATAAATATAAATTCTCTTTTAAAAAAAAGTAGAAAAGGAGATAAAAAGGATTAG
- a CDS encoding DUF2073 domain-containing protein — translation MEGLKMDFISSEALENVTSMEKIYMIIDKVKNGAVVVMEGGLTPSERAELIETTMREIDIENFVGIDVHTLEKDSASFFGLSKKRTVVITIIGPANVMKTVKKQSNLLSMVADLNS, via the coding sequence ATGGAAGGACTAAAAATGGATTTCATATCCTCCGAAGCTCTTGAAAATGTCACAAGCATGGAAAAAATTTACATGATTATTGACAAGGTTAAAAATGGTGCTGTTGTTGTTATGGAAGGAGGATTAACTCCTTCAGAAAGAGCAGAGCTTATTGAAACTACTATGAGAGAAATTGATATTGAGAATTTTGTTGGTATTGATGTCCATACATTAGAAAAAGATTCTGCTTCATTTTTTGGTTTATCAAAAAAGAGAACTGTTGTTATTACAATTATTGGCCCTGCTAATGTCATGAAAACAGTTAAAAAACAATCTAATCTTTTATCTATGGTTGCTGATCTTAATAGTTAA
- a CDS encoding Era-like GTP-binding protein: MGLFDFIKNLFKRNKKVSIGLYGHPNSGKTTLANQIAKDWMGKDIGSASNIPHETRTVLKQEKVVIKNGENELDFDIIDTPGIATKIDYQNFLEFGLEEDEAKNRAKEATKGIIEAIKWLDDVTGVLLVVDATSDPLTQTNITIIGNLEARNIPFIVVANKIDIENSNPDKIVSVFPQHTVVPISALNGEKIEELYKAMFDKFN, from the coding sequence ATGGGTTTATTTGATTTTATAAAAAATTTATTTAAAAGAAATAAAAAAGTCAGTATAGGACTTTATGGACATCCCAATTCTGGTAAAACAACTTTAGCTAATCAAATAGCTAAAGATTGGATGGGAAAAGATATTGGTTCAGCTTCTAATATTCCACATGAAACTAGAACTGTTTTAAAACAAGAAAAAGTAGTAATTAAAAATGGAGAAAATGAATTAGATTTTGATATTATTGACACTCCTGGAATAGCTACTAAAATTGATTATCAAAACTTTTTAGAATTTGGATTAGAAGAGGATGAGGCGAAAAACAGAGCTAAAGAAGCAACTAAGGGAATTATTGAAGCAATTAAATGGTTAGATGATGTTACAGGAGTTCTCCTCGTTGTTGATGCTACTTCTGATCCCTTAACACAAACTAATATAACTATAATCGGTAATTTGGAAGCAAGAAATATTCCTTTCATTGTGGTAGCTAATAAAATTGATATTGAAAATTCTAATCCTGATAAAATAGTTTCAGTTTTCCCACAGCACACTGTTGTTCCTATTTCTGCTTTGAATGGTGAAAAAATAGAAGAACTTTATAAAGCAATGTTTGATAAGTTTAATTAG
- a CDS encoding metal-dependent hydrolase, which produces MVEITWLGHSAFEIISDKGLRILIDPFISNNPSCNIPVEEIEVDLILVTHGHADHFGDAMEIANRTGAKIIGNHEVSLFLSKQGLESVGMNMGGSIYIQDIKITMLDAKHSSTLDFLEEIIPGGCPTSFLITSEEGTKIFHAGDTGLFGDMEKVIGDIYKPDIALLPIGDKFTMGPFEASIATKWISPNVVIPMHYNTFPIIEQNTAIFSNFVMQMAPEIQTVILNPGETFKS; this is translated from the coding sequence ATGGTAGAAATTACTTGGTTAGGGCACTCTGCCTTTGAAATAATCTCAGATAAAGGACTTAGGATTTTAATAGATCCTTTTATAAGCAATAATCCTTCATGTAATATTCCTGTTGAGGAAATTGAAGTAGATTTAATTTTAGTAACTCATGGACATGCGGATCATTTTGGAGATGCTATGGAAATAGCTAATAGAACTGGTGCAAAGATTATTGGAAACCATGAGGTTTCTTTATTTTTATCAAAGCAAGGATTAGAGTCTGTGGGAATGAATATGGGTGGATCAATTTACATCCAAGATATAAAAATCACTATGCTTGATGCAAAACATTCTTCAACTTTAGATTTCTTAGAAGAAATCATTCCTGGTGGATGTCCAACTAGTTTTCTTATAACTTCTGAAGAAGGAACTAAAATATTCCATGCTGGGGATACTGGTTTATTTGGTGATATGGAAAAGGTGATTGGAGATATTTACAAACCAGATATTGCTTTGTTACCAATTGGGGATAAATTCACTATGGGTCCATTTGAAGCATCTATAGCTACGAAATGGATTTCTCCTAATGTAGTTATTCCAATGCATTATAATACTTTCCCAATAATTGAACAAAATACAGCTATATTTTCTAATTTTGTGATGCAGATGGCTCCTGAAATACAAACTGTTATTTTAAATCCTGGAGAAACCTTCAAATCTTAA
- a CDS encoding class III signal peptide-containing protein, producing MELKILKRETNGQGAAEYILLFGGVIVIAIAALMIYKSYFSNAQTNLNASKDFEDLRNAMNAT from the coding sequence ATGGAATTAAAAATTCTCAAAAGAGAAACTAATGGGCAAGGAGCAGCTGAATATATATTATTATTTGGAGGGGTGATTGTAATAGCAATAGCTGCATTAATGATATATAAAAGCTATTTTTCAAATGCACAAACAAATTTAAATGCAAGTAAGGACTTTGAAGATCTTAGAAATGCTATGAATGCAACTTAA
- a CDS encoding class III signal peptide-containing protein, whose amino-acid sequence MKIKNKTYKEEEGQGSVEIILLIGLILIIVILTGNYIFNISNSINNSLKQLIEKGRDEILLKV is encoded by the coding sequence ATGAAAATAAAAAATAAGACTTATAAAGAGGAAGAAGGGCAAGGAAGTGTTGAAATAATATTATTAATTGGATTAATATTAATCATTGTTATATTAACAGGAAATTATATCTTTAATATTTCAAATTCAATAAATAATAGTTTAAAACAACTGATAGAAAAAGGAAGAGATGAAATTTTATTAAAAGTATAA
- a CDS encoding phosphopantetheine adenylyltransferase, with amino-acid sequence MTIEKQYKKVAVGGTFDRFHNGHRKLLEEAFSHGELVVIGVTSNAFGGKKGNIDSCDKRMGNLNDFLYSKHNNFQIAKLDDSYGSTIYEDDFDAIVVSEETEPTAIEINEIRKNKGMKALDIIVISFVYAEDGIPISSTRIRKGEIDTKGHLLI; translated from the coding sequence ATGACAATAGAAAAACAATATAAGAAGGTAGCTGTTGGTGGAACTTTTGATAGGTTTCATAATGGCCATAGGAAGCTATTAGAGGAAGCTTTTTCACATGGTGAATTAGTAGTTATTGGAGTTACTTCAAATGCATTTGGAGGTAAAAAAGGAAATATTGATTCTTGTGATAAAAGAATGGGTAATTTGAATGATTTTTTATATTCAAAGCATAATAATTTCCAAATTGCTAAATTAGATGATTCTTATGGGTCTACTATTTATGAAGATGATTTTGATGCTATTGTTGTAAGTGAAGAAACTGAACCTACTGCCATTGAAATCAATGAAATTCGTAAAAATAAGGGTATGAAAGCTCTTGATATTATTGTAATTAGTTTTGTTTATGCCGAAGATGGAATTCCTATATCTTCTACTAGAATTCGTAAAGGAGAAATAGATACTAAAGGTCATTTATTAATATGA